A single Phragmites australis chromosome 4, lpPhrAust1.1, whole genome shotgun sequence DNA region contains:
- the LOC133916766 gene encoding LOW QUALITY PROTEIN: guanine nucleotide-binding protein alpha-1 subunit-like (The sequence of the model RefSeq protein was modified relative to this genomic sequence to represent the inferred CDS: deleted 2 bases in 1 codon): MMSVLTCVFESMGSSCSRPHSLNEAEAAENAKSADIDRRILQETKAEQHIHKLLLLGAGESGKSTIFKQIKLLFQTGFDEAELRSYTSVIHANVYQTIKILYEGAKELAQVESDSSKYILSPDNQEIGEKLSEIGARLDYPLLNKELVQDVRKLWQDPAIQETYSRGSILQVPDCAQYFMENLDRLAELDYVPIKEDVLHARVRTNGVVEIQFSPLGESKRGGEVYRLYDVGGQRNERRKWIHLFEGVNAVIFCAAISEYDQMLFEDETKNRMMETKELFDWVLKQRCFEKTSFMLFLNKFDIFERKIQKVPLNVCEWFKDYQPTAPGKHEVEHAYEFVKKKFEELYFQSSKPDRVDRVFKIYRTTALDQKLVKKTFKLIDESMRRSRRNLIEAGLCDRGE; the protein is encoded by the exons ATGATGTCGGTGCTTACCTGTGTGTTTGAAAGCATGGGCTCATCCTGTAGCAGACCTCATTCTTTAAACGAGGCCGAAGCAGCTGAAAATGCAAAG TCTGCAGACATTGACCGGCGGATTTTGCAAGAGACAAAGGCAGAGCAACACATCCACAAGCTCTTACTTCTCG GTGCTGGAGAATCAGGAAAGTCTACAATATTTAAACAG ATAAAGCTCCTTTTTCAAACTGGCTTTGATGAGGCAGAACTTAGGAGCTATACGTCAGTCATCCATGCGAATGTGTATCAGACAATTAAA ATACTATATGAGGGAGCTAAAGAGCTAGCCCAAGTGGAATCAGATTCCTCAAAATATATCCTATCCCCAGATAACCAG GAGATTGGAGAAAAACTATCAGAAATTGGTGCCAGGTTGGATTACCCATTGCTGAACAAAGAACTTGTACAAGATGTTAGAAAACTATGGCAAGATCCAGCCATTCAG GAAACTTACTCACGTGGAAGTATTCTACAAGTCCCTGATTGTGCACAGTACTTCATGGAAAATTTGGATCGATTAGCGGAATTAGATTATGTACCGATAAAG GAGGATGTGCTTCATGCAAGAGTACGGACAAATGGTGTGGTAGAAATTCAGTTCAG CCCTCTAGGAGAGAGCAAAAGAGGTGGAGAGGTATATAGGTTATATGATGTAGGAGGCCAGAGAAATGAGAGAAGGAAGTGGATTCATCTTTTTGAAGGTGTTAATGCTGTAATCTTTTGTGCTGCCATTAGCGA GTATGATCAGATGTTATTTGAGGATGAGACAAAGAACAGAATGATGGAGACCAAGGAACTCTTTGACTGGGTGTTAAAGCAAAGATGTTTTGAG AAAACATCGTTCATGCTTTTTCTCAACAAATTTGATATATTTGAGAGGAAAATACAAAAG GTTCCTTTAAATGTGTGTGAGTGGTTTAAAGACTACCAACCTACTGCACCTGGCAAACATGAGGTTGAACATGCCTACGA GTTCGTCAAAAAGAAGTTTGAGGAGCTCTACTTCCAGAGCAGCAAGCCTGACCGTGTAGACCGAGTGTTCAAGATCTACAGAACAACAGCCCTCGATCAGAAACTTGTAAAGAAGACATTCAAGTTGATCGATGAGAGCATGAGGCGCTCC AGAAGGAACTTGATTGAGGCTGGGTTGTGTGACAGAGGGGAGTAA
- the LOC133916768 gene encoding uncharacterized protein LOC133916768, whose amino-acid sequence MKQQPGTSTLFALLSLLLLLLRLLLRLRLAAFRDAALSLHLIARLRLRPVLLRLPGHGATAVLRVWCPSSPSSKPPLLLLHGFGGDAKWTWARNLPRLARHFHVYAPDLVFFGAHSRSASPLRSVAFQARCAADAMRLLGVPRYDVVGISYGGFVAYRMAAVEARDAVDRVVVMTSGVAATPGEMREMAAREETTVEEALLPETAEGLRFLVRRSMHRPPTWMPDFVLDDFIQLMCVDQRKERAELLQELLKNGAGIDPLPVLTQETLIIWGDKDQVFPVDLGHRLQRHLGERSRLEIVKDAGHALQLEGADQVNRFIKSFLLDERNGPGVGIAQK is encoded by the exons ATGAAGCAGCAGCCCGGCACCTCGACCCTCTTCGCGCTGCTCTCCCTCTTGCTGCTCCTCCTGCGCttgctcctccgcctccgcctcgccgcCTTCCGCGACGCCGCGCTCTCGCTCCACCTCATCgcgcgcctccgcctccgccccgtcctcctccgcctcccgggCCACGGCGCCACCGCCGTCCTCCGCGTCTGGTGCCCGTCCTCCCCGTCCTCCAAgccgccgctgctgctcctccacgGCTTCGGCGGCGACGCCAAGTGGACGTGGGCGCGCAACCTCCCACGCCTCGCCCGCCACTTCCACGTCTACGCGCCGGACCTCGTCTTCTTCGGCGCCCACTCCCGCTCCGCCTCGCCGCTACGCTCCGTCGCCTTCCAGGCCCGCTGCGCCGCCGACGCCATGCGTCTCCTCGGCGTCCCACGCTACGACGTCGTCGGGATTAGCTACGGCGGCTTTGTCGCGTACCGAATGGCCGCCGTCGAGGCCAGGGACGCCGTCGACAGGGTCGTGGTCATGACCAGCGGCGTCGCGGCCACGCCCGGGGAGATGAGGGAGATGGCGGCGAGGGAGGAAACAACCGTCGAGGAGGCGCTGCTGCCGGAGACCGCCGAAGGACTGCGCTTCCTTGTGCGCCGGTCCATGCACCGCCCTCCGACATGGATGCCGGACTTCGTGCTTGACGACTTCATCCAG CTCATGTGCGTGGATCAAAGAAAGGAGAGGGCAGAGTTGCTACAGGAATTGCTGAAGAACGGAGCTGGGATCGATCCTCTCCCGGTTCTTACCCAG GAAACACTAATCATCTGGGGAGACAAAGACCAGGTGTTCCCCGTTGATCTTGGCCACAGACTGCAAAG GCATCTGGGAGAGAGATCCAGGTTAGAGATAGTCAAGGATGCAGGGCACGCGCTGCAGCTGGAGGGAGCCGACCAAGTGAACCGGTTCATCAAGTCGTTCCTCCTAGATGAACGAAACGGGCCGGGTGTTGGCATAGCCCAGAAGTAA
- the LOC133916769 gene encoding uncharacterized protein LOC133916769 isoform X1 translates to MEAVTMSPAAVSSDERIRSYEDFARVHAYLLAAAGVPPSLHQRLYRKLADEVFDGGEVFAVEPCEGGRQRRLVLAAEGPLGRESDVFLVDHAWSFRLPDALKQLRDVPGLAERMASLMCVDLDRRIELEESNEQDHEKRGSLEHVLQVLEKERTRIQEMGGHSAAWLELEELGIDDDMLVASDLSAKFPNLVALNLWGNRLQDPEKIIQELGKCERLKALWLNENPSLGKGIDKAVLDGFPELEIYNSNFTKKAGEWALGFCGDIVGADNPCSSVESTSLESIKTIDLSDRCIHKLPEAFSPSKLPSLSKLNIRGNPLDQISGDELLKLFSGFTQLQELEVDIPGPLGSSAISILEFLPSLSLLNGVNVSSIIESGKHIVDSALQPRLPEWSPEEPLAERVIGAMWLYLMTYRLADEEKIDETPVWYVMDELGSAMRHSDDANFRIAPFLFMPEGKLVSAISYTVLWPTCDIHTGEECTRDFLFGIGEDKQRSARLTAWFHTPESYFIQEFRKYQEQLQSSSICPSTKIEQTPLTKSIRPSDGRALRVFTDIPHVEEFLTRPEFVLTTDPKEADIIWVSMQVDSEVKNALGLTDQQYTNQFPFEACLVMKHHLAETIHKAWGSPEWLQPTYNLETHLSPLIGDYCMRKRDGMDNLWIMKPWNMARTIDTTVTGDLSAIVRLMETGPKICQKYIEHPALFQGRKFDLRYIVLVRSIRPLEIFVSDVFWVRLANNQYTLEKTSFFEYETHFTVMNYIGRMNHMNTPEFIKKFEKEHQVKWLEIHESVLSMIRCIFESASTVHPEMQNPFSRAIYGVDVMLDNRFKPKILEVTYCPDCGRACKYDTQALVGSQNTIRGRDFFNTVFGCLFLDELTNVSPL, encoded by the exons atGGAGGCTGTCACCATGTCACCCGCCGCGGTCTCCTCCGACGAACGCATCCGGAGCTACGAGGACTTCGCGCGGGTGCACGCGTACCTGCTCGCAGCGGCCGGCGTTCCCCCGTCGCTGCACCAGCGGCTCTACCGCAAGCTAGCGGACGAGGTCTTCGACGGCGGCGAGGTCTTCGCCGTCGAGCCCTGCGAGGGTGGGAGACAGCGCCGCCTCGTTCTCGCCGCCGAGGGGCCATTGGGGAGGGAGTCCGACGTCTTCCTCGTCGACCACGCGTGGTCCTTCCGCCTCCCCGATGCGCTCAAGCAG TTGCGGGATGTACCAGGATTAGCTGAAAGAATGGCATCATTGATGTGTGTGGATCTGGACCGGAGGATCGAACTTGAAGAATCAAATGAGCAGGACCACGAGAAGAGAGGGAGCTTGGAGCATGTCTTGCAAGTGTTGGAGAAAGAAAGGACTAGAATCCAGGAAATGGGAGGCCATTCTGCAGCATGGTTGGAACTTGAAGAACTTGGAATTGATGATGACATGCTAGTAGCCTCGGATCTATCTGCGAAATTTCCG AATCTGGTGGCTCTCAACCTATGGGGAAACAGGCTGCAGGATCCAGAGAAAATTATTCAAGAACTAGGGAAGTGTGAAAGGCTGAAGGCACTTTGGTTGAATGAGAACCCTTCTCTTGGCAAAGG TATTGACAAAGCTGTTCTAGATGGTTTCCCTGAATTGGAAATATACAACTCAAATTTTACAAAGAAAGCTGGAGAGTGGGCATTAGGTTTCTGTGGAGACATTGTTGGAGCAGATAATCCCTGTTCCTCTGTTGAAAGCACATCGTTGGAGAGTATTAAGACTATTGACCTCTCTGATAGGTGCATTCACAAACTACCAGAG GCATTCTCTCCTAGTAAATTGCCATCCCTGTCAAAATTGAACATCCGTGGTAATCCTTTGGATCAAATTTCTGGAGACGAGCTCTTGAAGTTATTTAGTGGATTTACTCAGTTACAAGAGTTGGAG GTTGACATTCCTGGCCCTCTTGGAAGCAGTGCAATTTCCATTCTTGAGTTTCTCCCTAGTTTATCTTTGCTAAATGGTGTCAATGTTTCAAGTATAATTGAGAGTGGTAAGCATATAGTTGATTCTGCACTTCAACCGCGGCTTCCAGAATGGTCACCAGAGGAACCTCTTGCTGAAAGAGTTATTGGTGCAATGTGGCTATATCTTATGACATACCGGCTTGCTGATGAGGAAAAGATTGATGAAACACCTGTTTG GTATGTCATGGATGAGTTGGGCTCAGCCATGCGCCACAGTGATGATGCAAACTTCAGAATAGCTCCATTCTTGTTCATGCCAGAAGGGAAACTGGTTTCTGCTATAAG TTACACAGTTTTGTGGCCTACTTGTGATATTCATACTGGAGAAGAGTGTACACGGGATTTCTTATTTGGCATTGGCGAGGACAAACAACGTTCTGCTAGGCTTACAGCTTGGTTCCACACACCAGAAAGCTATTTTATTCAG GAATTCAGAAAGTACCAGGAACAACTTCAATCAAGTAGCATTTGTCCTTCTACAAAAATAGAACAGACACCATTGACCAAAAGTATACGGCCAAGTGATGGGCGTGCACTTCGAGTATTTACTGACATACCCCATGTGGAGGAATTTCTAACACGGCCAGAGTTTGTTCTCA CAACTGATCCAAAGGAGGCAGACATCATCTGGGTAAGCATGCAAGTGGATTCAGAAGTAAAGAATGCACTAGGACTTACAGACCAACAATACACAAATCAATTTCCTTTTGAAGCTTGCCTAGTCATGAAGCACCACCTGGCGGAGACTATCCACAAG GCATGGGGCTCACCTGAATGGCTTCAGCCTACATATAACCTGGAGACCCATTTGTCTCCACTCATTGGTGATTATTGTATGAGGAAACGAGATGGCATGGACAACTTATGGATCATGAAGCCTTGGAACATGGCAAGAACAATCGATACCACGGTTACTGGTGACTTATCTGCTATTGTCAGACTTATGGAGACAGGTCCCAAGATATGCCAAAAATATATTGAACATCCTGCACTTTTCCAAGGAAGGAAGTTTGATCTTCGGTACATTGTTTTGGTCCGCAGCATACGCCCTTTGGAGATATTTGTTTCTGATGTTTTCTGG GTTAGGTTAGCAAACAATCAGTACACTTTGGAGAAAACTAGCTTTTTTGAGTATGAGACCCATTTCACTGTGATG AATTATATTGGAAGGATGAACCATATGAATACACCAGAGTTCATCAAGAAGTTTGAGAAGGAGCACCAAG ttaaatGGTTGGAGATCCATGAAAGCGTACTGTCTATGATACGGTGCATCTTCGAGTCGGCCTCAACTGTTCATCCTGAGATGCAGAACCCGTTCTCTAGGGCCATCTATGGGGTAGATGTTATGCTTGATAACAGATTCAAGCCAAAGATTTTAGAG GTGACATACTGTCCAGACTGCGGGAGGGCGTGCAAATATGACACGCAAGCTCTCGTGGGAAGCCAGAATACCATCAGAGGCCGTGATTTCTTCAACACGGTGTTTGGCTGCCTCTTTCTCGACGAGCTAACAAACGTATCGCCGTTGTAA
- the LOC133916769 gene encoding uncharacterized protein LOC133916769 isoform X2, whose translation MASLMCVDLDRRIELEESNEQDHEKRGSLEHVLQVLEKERTRIQEMGGHSAAWLELEELGIDDDMLVASDLSAKFPNLVALNLWGNRLQDPEKIIQELGKCERLKALWLNENPSLGKGIDKAVLDGFPELEIYNSNFTKKAGEWALGFCGDIVGADNPCSSVESTSLESIKTIDLSDRCIHKLPEAFSPSKLPSLSKLNIRGNPLDQISGDELLKLFSGFTQLQELEVDIPGPLGSSAISILEFLPSLSLLNGVNVSSIIESGKHIVDSALQPRLPEWSPEEPLAERVIGAMWLYLMTYRLADEEKIDETPVWYVMDELGSAMRHSDDANFRIAPFLFMPEGKLVSAISYTVLWPTCDIHTGEECTRDFLFGIGEDKQRSARLTAWFHTPESYFIQEFRKYQEQLQSSSICPSTKIEQTPLTKSIRPSDGRALRVFTDIPHVEEFLTRPEFVLTTDPKEADIIWVSMQVDSEVKNALGLTDQQYTNQFPFEACLVMKHHLAETIHKAWGSPEWLQPTYNLETHLSPLIGDYCMRKRDGMDNLWIMKPWNMARTIDTTVTGDLSAIVRLMETGPKICQKYIEHPALFQGRKFDLRYIVLVRSIRPLEIFVSDVFWVRLANNQYTLEKTSFFEYETHFTVMNYIGRMNHMNTPEFIKKFEKEHQVKWLEIHESVLSMIRCIFESASTVHPEMQNPFSRAIYGVDVMLDNRFKPKILEVTYCPDCGRACKYDTQALVGSQNTIRGRDFFNTVFGCLFLDELTNVSPL comes from the exons ATGGCATCATTGATGTGTGTGGATCTGGACCGGAGGATCGAACTTGAAGAATCAAATGAGCAGGACCACGAGAAGAGAGGGAGCTTGGAGCATGTCTTGCAAGTGTTGGAGAAAGAAAGGACTAGAATCCAGGAAATGGGAGGCCATTCTGCAGCATGGTTGGAACTTGAAGAACTTGGAATTGATGATGACATGCTAGTAGCCTCGGATCTATCTGCGAAATTTCCG AATCTGGTGGCTCTCAACCTATGGGGAAACAGGCTGCAGGATCCAGAGAAAATTATTCAAGAACTAGGGAAGTGTGAAAGGCTGAAGGCACTTTGGTTGAATGAGAACCCTTCTCTTGGCAAAGG TATTGACAAAGCTGTTCTAGATGGTTTCCCTGAATTGGAAATATACAACTCAAATTTTACAAAGAAAGCTGGAGAGTGGGCATTAGGTTTCTGTGGAGACATTGTTGGAGCAGATAATCCCTGTTCCTCTGTTGAAAGCACATCGTTGGAGAGTATTAAGACTATTGACCTCTCTGATAGGTGCATTCACAAACTACCAGAG GCATTCTCTCCTAGTAAATTGCCATCCCTGTCAAAATTGAACATCCGTGGTAATCCTTTGGATCAAATTTCTGGAGACGAGCTCTTGAAGTTATTTAGTGGATTTACTCAGTTACAAGAGTTGGAG GTTGACATTCCTGGCCCTCTTGGAAGCAGTGCAATTTCCATTCTTGAGTTTCTCCCTAGTTTATCTTTGCTAAATGGTGTCAATGTTTCAAGTATAATTGAGAGTGGTAAGCATATAGTTGATTCTGCACTTCAACCGCGGCTTCCAGAATGGTCACCAGAGGAACCTCTTGCTGAAAGAGTTATTGGTGCAATGTGGCTATATCTTATGACATACCGGCTTGCTGATGAGGAAAAGATTGATGAAACACCTGTTTG GTATGTCATGGATGAGTTGGGCTCAGCCATGCGCCACAGTGATGATGCAAACTTCAGAATAGCTCCATTCTTGTTCATGCCAGAAGGGAAACTGGTTTCTGCTATAAG TTACACAGTTTTGTGGCCTACTTGTGATATTCATACTGGAGAAGAGTGTACACGGGATTTCTTATTTGGCATTGGCGAGGACAAACAACGTTCTGCTAGGCTTACAGCTTGGTTCCACACACCAGAAAGCTATTTTATTCAG GAATTCAGAAAGTACCAGGAACAACTTCAATCAAGTAGCATTTGTCCTTCTACAAAAATAGAACAGACACCATTGACCAAAAGTATACGGCCAAGTGATGGGCGTGCACTTCGAGTATTTACTGACATACCCCATGTGGAGGAATTTCTAACACGGCCAGAGTTTGTTCTCA CAACTGATCCAAAGGAGGCAGACATCATCTGGGTAAGCATGCAAGTGGATTCAGAAGTAAAGAATGCACTAGGACTTACAGACCAACAATACACAAATCAATTTCCTTTTGAAGCTTGCCTAGTCATGAAGCACCACCTGGCGGAGACTATCCACAAG GCATGGGGCTCACCTGAATGGCTTCAGCCTACATATAACCTGGAGACCCATTTGTCTCCACTCATTGGTGATTATTGTATGAGGAAACGAGATGGCATGGACAACTTATGGATCATGAAGCCTTGGAACATGGCAAGAACAATCGATACCACGGTTACTGGTGACTTATCTGCTATTGTCAGACTTATGGAGACAGGTCCCAAGATATGCCAAAAATATATTGAACATCCTGCACTTTTCCAAGGAAGGAAGTTTGATCTTCGGTACATTGTTTTGGTCCGCAGCATACGCCCTTTGGAGATATTTGTTTCTGATGTTTTCTGG GTTAGGTTAGCAAACAATCAGTACACTTTGGAGAAAACTAGCTTTTTTGAGTATGAGACCCATTTCACTGTGATG AATTATATTGGAAGGATGAACCATATGAATACACCAGAGTTCATCAAGAAGTTTGAGAAGGAGCACCAAG ttaaatGGTTGGAGATCCATGAAAGCGTACTGTCTATGATACGGTGCATCTTCGAGTCGGCCTCAACTGTTCATCCTGAGATGCAGAACCCGTTCTCTAGGGCCATCTATGGGGTAGATGTTATGCTTGATAACAGATTCAAGCCAAAGATTTTAGAG GTGACATACTGTCCAGACTGCGGGAGGGCGTGCAAATATGACACGCAAGCTCTCGTGGGAAGCCAGAATACCATCAGAGGCCGTGATTTCTTCAACACGGTGTTTGGCTGCCTCTTTCTCGACGAGCTAACAAACGTATCGCCGTTGTAA